From Erinaceus europaeus chromosome 9, mEriEur2.1, whole genome shotgun sequence, one genomic window encodes:
- the LOC103126936 gene encoding LOW QUALITY PROTEIN: olfactory receptor 1C1 (The sequence of the model RefSeq protein was modified relative to this genomic sequence to represent the inferred CDS: substituted 1 base at 1 genomic stop codon), protein MEERNLTLVKDFVLLGLSVLAEQQCRLSVLFLAMYLVTLSGNTLIILAICLDSRLHSPMXFFLSNLASVDICFTTTTVPQMVVHTLTNTQSISFICCLTQLFFFISFVNMDSLLLYVMAYDRYVAICHPLYYNTMMNMHLCIQLVGGLWLVTFLHALLHTVLMAHLSFCASNVIHHFFCDLNPLLQLSCSDISSNVMVIFIVGGLVALIPFVCILISYGLIFSAILKVTPVQGKQKAFSTCGSHLAVVVVFYGTAIAVYFSPTSSHTPERDTLSAIMYTVVTPMLNPFIYSLRNRDMKQALRNTVCRGRACQNQVTEGGRKQCEQQ, encoded by the coding sequence ATGGAGGAGAGAAATCTCACCCTGGTGAAGGACTTTGTCCTTCTGGGATTGTCTGTCCTGGCTGAGCAGCAATGCCGCCTGTCTGTGCTCTTCCTGGCAATGTACTTGGTGACCTTGTCAGGGAACACACTAATCATCCTGGCAATCTGCCTGGATTCCCGCCTGCACTCGCCCATGTAGTTCTTCCTCAGCAACCTGGCCTCTGTTGACATCTGCTTCACAACCACAACAGTCCCCCAGATGGTTGTGCACACCTTGACCAACACCCAGTCCATCTCCTTCATATGCTGTCTCACCCagctcttcttcttcatctcctttgtGAATATGGACAGCCTGCTTCTGTATGTGATGGCCTATGACAGGTACGTGGCCATCTGCCACCCTTTATACTATAACACCATGATGAACATGCACCTATGCATCCAGCTGGTGGGGGGGCTTTGGCTTGTCACCTTCCTCCATGCCCTCCTGCACACAGTGCTCATGGCACACCTGTCCTTCTGTGCctccaatgtgatccaccacttcTTCTGTGATCTCAACCCTCTCCTACAGCTGTCTTGCTCTGACATATCTTCTAATGTCATGGTCATTTTTATAGTTGGGGGCCTGGTGGCTCTCATACCCTTTGTCTGTATCCTCATATCCTATGGCTTGATCTTCTCTGCCATCCTGAAGGTTACACCTGTACAGGGGAAGCAGAAGGCCTTCTCCACCTGTGGCTCCCATCTGGCTGTGGTAGTGGTGTTCTATGGCACAGCCATTGCAGTCTACTTTAGCCCCACTTCTTCCCACACACCTGAGAGGGACACTCTGTCAGCCATCATGTACACAGTGGTGACACCAATGCTAAACCCCTTTATCTACAGCCTTCGAAACAGGGACATGAAGCAAGCACTTAGGAATACTGTGTGCAGGGGCCGTGCCTGCCAAAATCAGGTAACTGAGGGTGGAAGGAAACAATGTGAGCAGCAGTAA